From one Caldichromatium japonicum genomic stretch:
- a CDS encoding methylated-DNA--[protein]-cysteine S-methyltransferase, with product MIDRIQCEGVPMKPLPADPCGLLTTPLGNLGVRWRGEALVAIDLAPYPNSYGVEPAQPPTAILHQLTDYFCNPQKRFTLPLQLAGTPFRQRLWAILQTIPVGETRSYGELARLLGTSARAVGQACRANPCPIVIPCHRVVGCDGLGGFAGARDGLRLAIKRWLLQHEGALSGGPSPTGILPL from the coding sequence ATGATCGATCGCATCCAGTGCGAGGGAGTCCCTATGAAGCCTTTGCCCGCTGATCCGTGTGGCCTGCTCACAACCCCACTCGGCAACCTGGGGGTACGCTGGCGGGGGGAGGCGCTGGTCGCCATCGATCTCGCCCCATATCCAAATAGTTATGGGGTCGAGCCAGCGCAACCACCAACGGCGATCTTGCATCAATTAACCGACTATTTTTGCAACCCGCAGAAGCGCTTTACTCTTCCCCTCCAGCTCGCTGGAACCCCTTTTCGGCAACGTTTATGGGCCATACTACAAACCATTCCCGTAGGCGAGACCCGCAGCTATGGCGAGCTGGCGCGCTTGCTGGGGACCTCGGCCCGCGCCGTGGGTCAGGCATGTCGCGCCAATCCCTGTCCGATCGTGATCCCCTGTCATCGGGTCGTGGGGTGCGATGGATTGGGCGGATTTGCCGGGGCGCGCGATGGACTGCGTCTGGCGATCAAACGCTGGTTATTGCAACACGAAGGCGCCCTGAGCGGCGGCCCCAGTCCCACTGGTATTCTACCGCTTTAG
- a CDS encoding queuosine precursor transporter, whose amino-acid sequence MFIILGGFFICNALIAEFLGVKIFALEETLGLEPFNWDLFGQSGSLSFTAGVLLWPVVFIMTDIINEYYGRRGVQFLSYLTVGLILYAFAFAYLAIALAPADWWISIQAEQGVPDMQAAFSAIFGQGMWIIVGSVIAFLIGQLVDVTIFHRIRRFTGQQHVWARATGSTLISQLIDSFVVLYIAFVIGPQHWPIDLFLAVGTVNYVYKFVVAIALTPLIYLGHAAIERYLGPELAHELRTAATAGV is encoded by the coding sequence TTGTTCATCATCCTTGGGGGCTTTTTTATCTGCAATGCCCTGATCGCTGAGTTTCTCGGGGTCAAGATCTTTGCACTCGAAGAAACACTGGGTCTTGAGCCTTTCAACTGGGATCTCTTTGGTCAATCCGGCTCTCTGAGCTTTACCGCTGGCGTTTTGCTCTGGCCAGTGGTCTTTATCATGACCGACATCATCAATGAATATTATGGCCGACGCGGGGTGCAGTTTCTGTCTTATCTCACCGTCGGCTTGATCCTGTACGCCTTTGCCTTTGCCTATCTCGCGATCGCCTTAGCCCCTGCCGATTGGTGGATCAGCATTCAGGCTGAGCAGGGCGTGCCAGATATGCAGGCCGCCTTTTCCGCCATTTTCGGCCAAGGGATGTGGATCATTGTCGGTTCGGTGATCGCCTTTCTTATCGGCCAGCTCGTCGATGTCACCATCTTTCATCGCATCCGTCGGTTCACGGGTCAGCAGCATGTCTGGGCGCGGGCGACGGGTTCGACCCTGATCTCGCAACTGATCGACAGCTTTGTAGTCCTCTATATCGCTTTTGTCATCGGTCCCCAGCACTGGCCGATCGACTTGTTTCTCGCTGTTGGTACGGTCAACTATGTCTATAAGTTTGTCGTTGCTATCGCCTTAACCCCCTTGATCTATCTGGGACATGCCGCGATCGAACGCTATCTCGGACCCGAATTGGCGCATGAGCTGCGTACGGCTGCAACCGCTGGAGTCTGA